Proteins encoded by one window of Moorella humiferrea:
- the ftsZ gene encoding cell division protein FtsZ: MLEFEDGDLNQFAVIKVVGVGGGGSNAVNRMIAAGLRGVEFISVNTDAQALRLCQAEQKIQIGAKLTKGLGAGANPEIGKKAAEESREELAQRLQGADMVFVTAGMGGGTGTGAAPVVAQIAKEAGALTVGVVTRPFSFEGRKRANQAEAGIAELKTKVDTLIIIPNDRLLQVADKQTSILEAFRIADDVLRQGVQGISDLIAVPGLINLDFADVKTIMSDAGSALMGIGRATGERRAVEAAKMAISSPLLETSIEGARGVLLNITGGTNLGLLEVNEAAEIVAAAADPEANIIFGAVIDESLKDEIRVTVIATGFEASAAAHKEAAATKDGDLNIKPFNIDDLDIPAFLRRR; the protein is encoded by the coding sequence GTGCTGGAATTCGAGGACGGGGATCTTAATCAGTTCGCAGTTATTAAAGTGGTGGGGGTAGGTGGCGGCGGCAGCAACGCCGTCAACCGCATGATAGCCGCCGGTCTAAGGGGAGTGGAGTTCATCAGCGTCAACACAGACGCCCAGGCCCTGCGCCTGTGCCAGGCGGAGCAGAAAATCCAGATCGGCGCCAAATTGACGAAGGGACTGGGGGCGGGGGCCAACCCCGAAATTGGGAAAAAGGCAGCGGAAGAAAGCCGGGAAGAATTGGCCCAGCGCCTTCAGGGAGCCGATATGGTCTTCGTCACCGCCGGGATGGGGGGCGGCACCGGCACCGGGGCGGCGCCGGTAGTGGCCCAGATTGCCAAGGAAGCCGGAGCCCTGACGGTAGGGGTGGTCACCAGACCTTTCAGCTTTGAAGGCCGGAAGCGGGCTAACCAGGCAGAAGCAGGCATAGCGGAATTAAAGACCAAGGTTGATACCCTGATTATTATCCCCAACGATCGGTTGCTGCAGGTGGCCGACAAACAGACGTCTATCCTGGAAGCCTTCCGGATAGCCGACGACGTCCTGCGCCAGGGCGTCCAGGGCATTTCCGACCTCATTGCCGTGCCGGGGTTAATTAATCTCGATTTTGCCGACGTTAAGACCATCATGAGCGATGCCGGTTCGGCCTTGATGGGGATCGGGCGGGCTACAGGTGAGAGGAGGGCGGTGGAGGCGGCCAAGATGGCCATTTCCAGTCCACTCCTGGAAACCTCCATCGAGGGTGCCCGGGGTGTTCTGCTAAACATCACCGGCGGCACCAACCTGGGTCTCCTTGAAGTCAACGAGGCGGCGGAAATAGTGGCAGCCGCGGCCGACCCGGAAGCAAACATAATATTCGGCGCCGTAATCGATGAAAGTTTGAAAGACGAGATTCGCGTAACCGTCATCGCCACCGGATTTGAAGCTTCGGCGGCGGCCCACAAAGAGGCGGCGGCCACAAAGGACGGTGACTTAAATATCAAGCCCTTTAATATCGACGATTTGGACATACCTGCCTTCCTGCGCCGTCGATAA
- a CDS encoding DUF1290 domain-containing protein, with protein MWIPAAGLVLGVLIGLLIPVRVPGVYSKYMSVAVLAALDSVFGGLRASMEDNFDNAIFLSGFFSNTLLAAFLAYIGDQLGVELYLAAVLAFGMRLFQNLAIIRRHLLKK; from the coding sequence ATGTGGATACCGGCGGCCGGGTTGGTTCTGGGCGTTTTAATCGGCCTTTTAATTCCAGTAAGGGTGCCCGGCGTGTACAGCAAGTATATGTCGGTGGCCGTCCTGGCGGCCCTGGACTCCGTTTTTGGGGGACTGAGGGCCAGCATGGAAGACAACTTTGACAACGCCATCTTCCTCAGCGGATTTTTTTCCAATACCCTGCTGGCGGCCTTTTTGGCCTATATCGGCGACCAGCTGGGCGTTGAGCTTTATCTGGCGGCCGTTCTCGCCTTCGGCATGCGTCTGTTCCAAAACCTGGCCATTATCAGACGTCACCTGTTAAAGAAATAA
- the murB gene encoding UDP-N-acetylmuramate dehydrogenase — protein MHLAALAKELQRGLKEQVRINEPLARYTTWRIGGPADLFVRPARDEEFDFCLDFARQKGLPLHIMGNGSNLLVRDGGVRGLVLQTGAWRRVMVQDRYIKACAGAMLPPLLALAVRQGLSGLEFAAGIPATVGGALVMNAGTPEGSIGDVVREVEVITATGRRCLKREEITFGYRSCSLRGAGVVLTVHLALAPADPPLIKERVRANIARRRARQPLEWPNAGSVFKNPPGLYAGRLIELVGAKGWQVGDAQVSSKHANFIVNLGRATAADVLELIARVQEAVARNFGINLEMEIEVWGEGL, from the coding sequence ATGCATCTAGCGGCCCTGGCAAAAGAGCTGCAGCGGGGCTTAAAGGAACAGGTGCGCATCAATGAACCCTTGGCCCGCTACACAACATGGCGTATAGGGGGGCCTGCCGATTTGTTTGTCAGGCCGGCGAGGGACGAAGAATTCGACTTTTGTCTGGACTTCGCCCGGCAAAAAGGGCTACCCCTGCACATCATGGGCAACGGCTCCAACCTTTTGGTGCGGGACGGCGGCGTCCGCGGCCTGGTGCTTCAGACCGGGGCCTGGCGCCGGGTCATGGTCCAGGATCGGTATATAAAGGCCTGCGCTGGCGCCATGCTGCCTCCTCTTTTGGCCCTGGCCGTACGGCAGGGCTTAAGCGGGCTGGAATTTGCCGCCGGTATCCCCGCCACTGTAGGCGGAGCGCTGGTCATGAATGCCGGCACGCCGGAAGGTTCCATAGGGGACGTTGTCCGCGAAGTTGAGGTGATTACCGCCACCGGCCGCCGCTGCCTGAAACGTGAGGAGATCACCTTCGGTTATCGTTCCTGCTCCCTGCGCGGAGCGGGTGTAGTGCTGACCGTTCATTTGGCCCTGGCCCCCGCCGATCCCCCCCTCATTAAAGAACGGGTCCGGGCCAATATTGCCCGCCGGCGCGCCCGGCAGCCCCTGGAATGGCCCAACGCCGGGAGTGTTTTTAAAAACCCTCCCGGGCTTTATGCCGGCCGGCTCATTGAGCTCGTGGGAGCCAAGGGATGGCAGGTAGGAGACGCCCAGGTTTCATCCAAACACGCCAATTTTATCGTCAACCTGGGGCGGGCGACGGCGGCGGACGTCCTGGAACTCATCGCTAGGGTTCAGGAAGCGGTAGCCCGCAACTTTGGTATTAACCTGGAGATGGAAATAGAAGTCTGGGGTGAAGGCCTGTAG
- the sigE gene encoding RNA polymerase sporulation sigma factor SigE: MLLNDLAAQIKGLGEVFYVGSSEALPPPLTSDEETDLLLRLEDGDADVKTVLIERNLRLVVYIARKFENTGVGIEDLVSIGTIGLIKAVNTFDPKKRIKLATYASRCIENEILMYLRRNNKTKAEVSFDEPLNIDWDGNELLLSDVLGTDNDIIYKSIEEEIDRKLLRMAMRKLSARERKIMEFRFGLLDGVEKTQKEVADILGISQSYISRLEKRILKRLRKEIARME; this comes from the coding sequence ATGCTGCTTAACGACCTGGCGGCCCAGATCAAGGGGCTGGGGGAAGTATTTTACGTAGGCAGCAGCGAAGCCCTGCCGCCTCCCCTCACCAGCGACGAAGAAACGGATTTGCTCCTCAGGCTGGAGGACGGCGATGCCGACGTCAAGACGGTATTAATCGAGCGCAACCTGCGGCTTGTGGTCTACATTGCCCGCAAGTTTGAAAATACCGGCGTGGGAATTGAAGACCTGGTTTCCATCGGCACCATCGGCCTTATTAAGGCCGTCAACACCTTCGACCCCAAAAAGCGCATCAAGCTGGCTACCTATGCTTCCCGCTGTATCGAAAACGAGATTTTGATGTATTTGCGGCGAAACAATAAAACGAAGGCCGAGGTTTCCTTTGACGAGCCGTTAAATATCGACTGGGACGGTAATGAACTTTTACTCTCCGACGTCCTGGGTACCGACAATGATATCATTTATAAATCCATTGAAGAAGAAATCGATCGCAAGCTTTTGCGTATGGCCATGCGGAAACTTTCGGCCAGGGAGCGCAAGATCATGGAATTCCGCTTTGGGCTACTGGACGGCGTGGAAAAGACCCAGAAGGAGGTGGCCGACATTTTGGGCATCTCCCAGTCCTACATTTCCCGCCTGGAAAAAAGGATCCTTAAAAGATTGCGGAAAGAAATCGCCCGGATGGAGTAA
- the ftsA gene encoding cell division protein FtsA, with protein MPDLPRDNVVVGVDIGTTKVVAVVAEVTTQGRLNIIGLGETPSGGLRKGIIVDIENTARAIEKAVEQAERMSGCQVTTAFVGLTGPHIGSVNNRGVVAVTGEDGEVGPEDVERVLQAARVIPLPSDRRIIHVLPRQYIVDGYDGIMDPIGMSGSRLEVETQIVTAAAAAIQNTLKSVQRAGLQVEELVLNPLASAEAVLQPAEKELGTVVVDIGGGTTEIAVFSEGSLWYASVLPIGSEHITSDLAVGLRTPLSQAEVIKKEHGCVSMEGINENETVEVQVVGGKEKKRVPRKMLAAIIEPRVEEIFTLVRREIENANFQGLLPGGVVLTGGGALLEGIARLAGAVLAMPVRLGWPENSGGLGDMVASPAYATAVGLVTYGSIRLAHSQAAATREAFWENFWSRLKNWWRELF; from the coding sequence GTGCCAGATTTGCCCAGGGACAACGTAGTGGTCGGTGTGGATATAGGCACCACCAAGGTGGTTGCCGTAGTCGCAGAAGTTACCACCCAGGGGCGTCTCAACATCATCGGCCTCGGGGAAACGCCGTCAGGTGGTTTGCGCAAAGGGATAATTGTGGACATCGAAAATACGGCCAGGGCCATTGAAAAAGCGGTGGAGCAGGCCGAGCGCATGAGCGGCTGCCAAGTAACGACGGCCTTTGTCGGCCTGACGGGGCCCCATATCGGTTCTGTGAACAACCGCGGCGTGGTAGCCGTGACCGGTGAAGACGGGGAAGTGGGGCCAGAAGATGTAGAGCGTGTCCTCCAGGCGGCGCGGGTAATACCTCTGCCGTCCGACAGGCGGATCATCCACGTTCTGCCCCGGCAGTACATAGTCGACGGGTACGACGGCATTATGGATCCCATCGGTATGAGCGGTTCACGTCTGGAAGTGGAAACCCAGATCGTCACTGCGGCCGCAGCCGCCATCCAGAACACCCTCAAAAGCGTACAGCGGGCAGGTCTGCAAGTGGAGGAGCTTGTTTTGAATCCATTGGCCTCGGCCGAGGCGGTGCTCCAGCCGGCGGAAAAGGAACTGGGAACTGTGGTGGTGGACATCGGCGGCGGGACGACGGAAATTGCCGTTTTTTCTGAGGGATCCCTGTGGTATGCTTCAGTACTGCCCATCGGCAGCGAACATATCACCAGCGATCTGGCGGTGGGGCTCCGCACGCCCCTGAGCCAGGCCGAGGTTATAAAAAAAGAACACGGCTGCGTCTCAATGGAGGGAATAAATGAAAACGAGACTGTCGAGGTTCAGGTAGTGGGGGGGAAGGAGAAAAAGCGGGTTCCGAGAAAAATGCTGGCGGCCATTATCGAACCGCGAGTAGAGGAGATTTTCACCTTGGTGCGGCGGGAAATTGAAAACGCCAACTTCCAGGGACTGTTGCCGGGAGGTGTGGTACTTACCGGCGGAGGGGCTTTGCTCGAAGGAATCGCCCGGCTGGCGGGCGCAGTTTTGGCCATGCCCGTCCGCCTGGGATGGCCGGAAAACAGCGGTGGGCTGGGGGATATGGTCGCTTCACCCGCCTATGCCACGGCCGTCGGACTGGTGACCTATGGTTCAATTCGTCTGGCCCACAGCCAGGCGGCGGCAACCCGGGAGGCTTTTTGGGAAAACTTTTGGTCCCGGCTGAAGAACTGGTGGCGGGAACTTTTTTAA
- the spoIIGA gene encoding sigma-E processing peptidase SpoIIGA, with protein MVYLDVLLAVNLVMDYLILWVTARLGQIAASPWRLLGGAAIGAVYSLMVLLPGGERMHSLIFKFLCPFFMIAAAFYPLNGRRYLQALVYFYLSAFVMGGAILGAVYLIRGGTTVPAAAGLQPTVTIGYQWLFVAAAAAVIFSFLGTGWLRRNFWHQVLRLPVIITFNGRRRALKALVDTGNSLRDPLTQRPVIIVEYTALKDILPPEIIKHYSNGEEGDLEGLVKSLAGSPWAARLHLLPYQSLGQNHGMLLGFRPDDVILVTCEGMVKIKEVVVGLYRERLSQEGSYRALLHPDLLQVSMGL; from the coding sequence GTGGTTTATTTAGACGTCCTGCTGGCAGTCAACCTGGTCATGGATTACTTGATACTCTGGGTAACGGCCAGGCTGGGGCAGATAGCGGCTTCCCCCTGGCGGCTTCTGGGAGGCGCGGCAATCGGGGCCGTTTATTCCCTGATGGTCCTGCTGCCCGGAGGCGAAAGGATGCATTCCTTGATCTTTAAGTTTTTATGTCCGTTTTTTATGATAGCGGCGGCCTTTTACCCCTTAAACGGTCGGCGCTATCTACAGGCCCTGGTTTACTTTTATCTCTCCGCCTTTGTTATGGGTGGAGCCATACTGGGGGCCGTTTACTTGATAAGAGGCGGTACCACAGTTCCAGCAGCGGCAGGATTGCAGCCGACGGTGACCATCGGTTACCAGTGGCTCTTTGTGGCCGCGGCTGCGGCCGTGATTTTTTCCTTCCTGGGGACCGGCTGGCTGCGCAGAAATTTCTGGCATCAGGTGCTGCGCCTGCCGGTAATTATTACCTTTAACGGCCGCCGTCGGGCTCTAAAGGCTCTGGTAGATACCGGTAACAGCCTGCGGGATCCCCTGACCCAAAGGCCGGTGATAATCGTTGAATACACGGCCTTAAAGGATATTCTTCCCCCGGAAATTATAAAACACTACAGCAACGGGGAAGAAGGGGATCTGGAGGGTCTGGTTAAATCCCTGGCCGGTTCACCCTGGGCGGCCAGGCTTCACCTTCTGCCGTATCAGTCTCTGGGGCAGAACCACGGCATGTTACTGGGCTTCAGGCCGGATGACGTTATCCTCGTCACATGCGAGGGCATGGTTAAAATAAAAGAAGTCGTAGTGGGCCTGTACAGAGAACGTTTATCCCAGGAGGGCAGCTATCGGGCCCTTTTGCATCCGGATTTGCTGCAGGTTAGTATGGGCCTCTAA
- the murA gene encoding UDP-N-acetylglucosamine 1-carboxyvinyltransferase yields the protein MEECLIIEGGRRLEGAVTVKGAKNAALPIMAATLLATEDCTLNGVPNLQDVATMAAVLHSLGLKIERRADTLYVSPAEAIVPEVPAELMRQLRASNLVMGPLLGRYHFFRVPYPGGCAIGSRPMDLHLKGFRALGAEVRESQGYIEARTAGLKGTAVYLDFPSVGATENLMMAAVLAEGVTILHNVAKEPEIVDLQNFLNSLGARIQGAGQDTIRIEGVERLKGSVYTIIPDRIEAGTFLAAAAGTTGDVFVSGCRPEHLMAVLAKLDEMGAKISLEKGGIRLKGPRRLKAVDCKTLPYPGFPTDMQPQLMALMTVAEGTSVMVESIFENRFKHAAELRRLGADIKIEGRVAVINGVPDLSGGPVEATDLRAGAALVIAGLMASGETRVEGLAHIDRGYEQLEVRLRSLGAEIRRRRLQSGEK from the coding sequence GTGGAGGAGTGTTTGATTATCGAAGGGGGAAGGCGGCTGGAAGGGGCTGTTACCGTTAAGGGAGCCAAGAATGCCGCCCTGCCGATTATGGCGGCGACCCTCCTGGCAACGGAGGATTGCACGCTTAATGGTGTGCCGAACCTCCAGGATGTAGCCACCATGGCGGCCGTTTTGCACTCCCTCGGCCTTAAAATTGAACGCCGCGCGGATACTTTATACGTAAGTCCGGCGGAGGCAATCGTGCCGGAAGTGCCTGCGGAATTGATGCGGCAGCTGCGGGCCTCCAATCTCGTCATGGGACCTCTTCTAGGCCGCTACCATTTTTTCCGTGTGCCTTATCCCGGCGGGTGCGCCATCGGTTCGCGACCCATGGACCTCCATCTCAAGGGTTTTCGGGCTTTGGGCGCGGAGGTGAGGGAAAGCCAGGGATACATCGAAGCCAGGACTGCCGGTCTTAAAGGTACGGCCGTTTACCTGGATTTTCCCAGCGTCGGCGCTACCGAAAACCTGATGATGGCGGCCGTCCTGGCTGAGGGCGTTACCATCCTCCACAATGTAGCTAAAGAGCCGGAAATCGTCGACCTGCAGAATTTTTTAAACAGCCTGGGAGCGCGGATTCAAGGCGCCGGACAGGACACCATCCGCATCGAAGGGGTCGAGAGGCTTAAAGGGAGCGTTTACACCATTATTCCCGACCGCATCGAAGCCGGAACCTTCCTGGCGGCGGCGGCCGGCACCACCGGCGACGTTTTCGTCAGCGGCTGCCGGCCGGAACACCTTATGGCCGTTTTGGCCAAACTGGACGAGATGGGGGCGAAAATCTCTCTGGAAAAAGGAGGAATCCGCCTTAAAGGTCCGCGGCGCTTAAAGGCCGTCGACTGCAAAACCCTACCTTACCCGGGTTTTCCTACCGATATGCAGCCCCAGCTTATGGCCTTGATGACCGTGGCCGAGGGAACCAGCGTCATGGTCGAGAGCATTTTTGAAAATCGTTTTAAACATGCCGCTGAATTGCGCCGTCTTGGAGCCGATATTAAAATAGAGGGACGGGTGGCAGTGATTAACGGTGTGCCGGATTTAAGCGGCGGCCCGGTGGAAGCCACCGACCTGCGGGCCGGGGCGGCCCTGGTCATTGCCGGCCTTATGGCGTCCGGTGAAACCAGGGTGGAAGGGCTTGCCCATATAGATCGGGGTTATGAGCAGCTGGAAGTCCGTCTGCGCTCCTTAGGCGCGGAAATCCGCCGCCGCAGGTTACAATCGGGTGAGAAGTAA
- the murC gene encoding UDP-N-acetylmuramate--L-alanine ligase: MRLNWIKDKPRPAGGVSIGRTVPGTLRGSGAYDADVAAGREDLTGKEMKVLIVRGWTHFVGIAGVGMSGLAQLLLNQGYRVSGSDPKENHFTKQLEAQGAVIYHDHEEGNIKPGVTEVVVSSAVPPHNPEVTAARKLGLPVIKRGELLARLFNERQGIAVAGAHGKTTTSAMTALILKEAGLDPAAVIGAYIREFNGNALTGRGPYFVAEADESDGSFLWLKPEIAVVTNIEGDHLDHYGTLERIVEAFAAFLDRVRPNGKAVICSDDRRAAVLAAGRRGVITYGFNPEADFRAGQVTLQGLESRALVYYRDEPLGELHLKVPGRHNVLNALGAVAAAHCLQVPFDVAARALAAFRGAGRRFEILWDDGYIRVVDDYAHHPTEVEATLAAAAQMGATRVIAVFQPHRYTRTYHLYREFGRAFSRADVVVINDIYAAGELPLDGVSSRLIVDAIRGNGHPEVYYLPTLEETLVFLKKTCTSGDLILTMGAGDVWQVGVRLADFLARKEDFNGVGVRRCI, from the coding sequence TTGCGGCTGAACTGGATAAAGGACAAGCCCCGCCCGGCGGGCGGCGTTAGCATCGGCAGAACTGTTCCAGGAACCCTGCGTGGAAGCGGTGCATATGATGCTGATGTAGCTGCCGGGCGGGAGGATTTAACGGGGAAGGAGATGAAAGTCTTGATAGTGAGGGGGTGGACCCACTTTGTAGGCATCGCCGGGGTGGGCATGAGCGGCTTGGCCCAGCTGCTGCTAAACCAGGGCTACCGGGTCTCGGGTTCGGACCCCAAGGAAAATCATTTCACCAAACAGCTTGAAGCTCAAGGGGCGGTAATTTACCACGACCATGAGGAAGGGAATATTAAACCGGGGGTTACGGAAGTAGTGGTATCATCGGCCGTACCTCCCCATAACCCGGAAGTTACAGCCGCGCGGAAACTGGGGCTGCCCGTAATTAAGCGCGGAGAACTTTTGGCGCGGCTGTTCAACGAAAGACAGGGCATTGCCGTTGCCGGGGCCCACGGTAAAACGACGACTTCGGCCATGACGGCCCTGATCCTTAAGGAAGCGGGACTGGACCCGGCGGCGGTGATCGGCGCCTACATCCGTGAATTTAACGGCAATGCCCTGACGGGACGTGGCCCTTATTTTGTGGCCGAAGCCGACGAAAGCGACGGGTCTTTTTTATGGTTAAAGCCGGAGATCGCCGTAGTCACCAACATCGAGGGCGATCATCTGGACCACTACGGCACCCTTGAGCGCATCGTGGAGGCCTTTGCCGCCTTTTTAGACCGAGTACGGCCGAATGGGAAGGCCGTTATCTGCAGCGACGATAGGCGGGCGGCAGTACTGGCCGCAGGACGGCGTGGAGTTATAACTTACGGTTTCAACCCGGAGGCCGACTTCCGGGCCGGGCAGGTAACCTTGCAGGGGCTGGAAAGCCGTGCCCTCGTATATTACCGCGACGAACCTCTGGGGGAACTCCACCTTAAAGTACCGGGGCGGCATAATGTTTTAAACGCCCTGGGCGCCGTGGCGGCAGCCCACTGTTTGCAAGTGCCCTTTGACGTCGCCGCCCGGGCCCTGGCAGCCTTTCGCGGCGCCGGCCGCCGTTTCGAGATTCTTTGGGATGATGGGTACATCCGGGTAGTTGACGACTATGCCCATCATCCCACGGAGGTGGAAGCCACACTGGCGGCGGCCGCCCAAATGGGCGCGACGCGGGTTATAGCCGTCTTCCAGCCCCATCGCTATACGCGCACCTATCACCTCTATCGGGAATTTGGGCGCGCTTTTTCCCGGGCCGATGTGGTCGTCATCAATGATATATATGCGGCCGGGGAGCTGCCTTTAGACGGGGTAAGTTCTCGCCTTATCGTAGACGCAATTAGAGGCAACGGCCATCCCGAGGTGTATTATCTTCCCACCCTGGAAGAAACTCTGGTCTTTTTAAAAAAGACATGTACCTCCGGCGATTTGATATTAACTATGGGAGCCGGCGACGTCTGGCAGGTAGGCGTTCGGCTGGCGGACTTCCTGGCCAGGAAAGAGGACTTTAACGGGGTGGGCGTGCGCCGATGCATCTAG
- a CDS encoding cell division protein FtsQ/DivIB gives MVIPASSPRVYRRRRQRMRRLLFFLFFVVALFSFIHSGFFSLKNIEFSGNVHIADQELENLMGVARGINLWQVDTKVLAQRLATHPLVARADVSRRWPRTLIVHIEERTAAAIVVQEGKFLLIDGGGVVMEITSHIGNLELPLLSGLGKLENIGPGKEINHPGLQAALTVLRQMPAEELPRIQEIIASSPDNLQLIWTGNIPVKFGDARDVAGKLARLHEAMQGLAGRGTVEYIDVSFAGAPVVKFKQDNKREDKK, from the coding sequence ATGGTTATTCCGGCCAGTTCTCCCCGGGTTTACCGGCGGCGCCGGCAGCGGATGCGCCGATTGCTGTTTTTTTTATTCTTCGTAGTGGCCTTATTCTCTTTTATCCATTCCGGTTTTTTTAGCCTGAAAAATATTGAGTTCAGCGGAAATGTGCATATAGCAGATCAGGAACTGGAAAATTTAATGGGCGTTGCCAGGGGAATAAATCTGTGGCAGGTGGACACCAAGGTCCTGGCCCAACGCCTGGCCACCCATCCCCTGGTGGCACGGGCCGATGTCAGCCGCCGCTGGCCCCGGACCCTTATCGTTCACATTGAGGAAAGAACCGCGGCGGCCATTGTCGTTCAGGAAGGTAAATTTTTACTGATCGACGGTGGCGGCGTGGTGATGGAAATAACGTCGCATATCGGTAACCTCGAGCTCCCTCTCCTTTCCGGTCTGGGAAAGCTGGAAAACATAGGACCGGGTAAGGAGATTAACCATCCCGGCCTTCAAGCCGCCCTGACGGTCCTGCGCCAGATGCCGGCAGAAGAACTCCCACGTATCCAGGAGATAATTGCCTCATCCCCCGACAACCTTCAGCTTATCTGGACGGGTAACATCCCCGTGAAGTTCGGCGATGCCCGGGACGTGGCAGGGAAACTCGCCCGCCTTCATGAAGCCATGCAAGGCCTTGCCGGCAGGGGAACCGTGGAGTATATTGATGTTAGCTTTGCGGGGGCACCGGTGGTAAAGTTTAAGCAAGATAACAAGCGGGAGGATAAAAAATGA